The DNA sequence CTGCTGGGAGCCGTCATGAACATCAAGGTCCTCCGGGGCAACCCGACACCCGAGGAGCTGGCCGCCGCACTGGCGGTGGTCCGCGCCCGCGCCGCGGCGGCAGCAGCCACGCCGCCCGGCGCACCCAAGCCGCGGGACGGGTGGTCGGACCCGTCCCGCATCGCCGCGCACCGGCTGCCGCAGCCGGGTCCGTCGACGTGGGCGCGCACGTACTGGCCCGGCTAAAGGGCCGTTGACACGGCTTCGGCCATCACCTCGTACCCGGCGTCGTTCGGGTGCAGGTGATCGCCGAAGTCGTACGACGGACGCAGCCGGTCCGGGTCCGCCGGATCGGCCAGCGCACGGTTCAGGTCCACCACCGCGTCGTACTCCCCCGAGCTGCGGATCCACTCGTTCAGCTCGTGACTCACCTTCGCCGCCCGCTCGCCCCAGTGGTCCGAGCCACCGAACGGCAGCAGCGTCGCCCCGGTCACCCTGACTCCCGCCGCCCTGCCCTGCCGTATCAACTCCCGGTGCCCGGCGATGAGTTCCCCGGCCTCCAGCACCGGCGCCGGTTTGTAGGTCGGCTGCTCGTCCGTCTCGCTGAAGCCGATGTCGTTCAGGCCGAGCAGGACGACGAGCGTGTCCACGCCCGGCCGGTCGAGGACATCGCGGCGCAGTCGGTGGACGCCCTTCTCGCCGTACCACGCCGAGTCGTTGAGCAGCAGGTTCCCGCCGATCCCCGCGTTCAGGACCGGCCGCCCCGTGCGCTCGGCGAGGACGTCCGACCAGCGCCGGTCAGCGCCCGGCGTCGACCCGAACCCGTCGGTGATCGAGTCGCCGAAGAGGGCGACGGCGTCCGTACGGCAGGCGTCGACCTCCACGGCCGACAGGAAGTACCACGACTCGGTCGCCGCGTCGAAGCCCTCGCCTGCGCGCTCCGCCGATCGATCGCCCTCGCTCCGGTAACTGGTCGTGAAGGCCTGGGCGTGGAAGGTCGCGGGGCCGGTGGCGGTGTCGAAGTGGAGCGTGACGGTCACCGACTCACCGGCGGCGACGGCGAGGGGGACGTCGTCGCTGACCAGCTCCCCGCGCGCGGGTATCTCGGCCTCGCCGGCACCCCCGAAGGTGAGCCGCGTGAGCGAGCCCGGCTCCACGGCTGCCCCGGCGGCCGTACGCCCCACGCTCGCACCCGCGATCCGGACGGGCGACGTGCCGTACGCGTGGGAGAGCCGCACCCGCACCCGGCCGCCTCCCGCCGAGAGCCGTACGACCTGCCGTAGCGACTGGCGCCAGAAGCCCTCGCGGGACCAGTTGGGTGTGAAGCCCTCGCTGGGCAGCTGAGGTGATGCGGTCCAGGAAGTGGTGAACATGGCACGACCTTCCAAACGGAACTGGAATCCCTTTAGCTAATGGAACAGTAGCACCGTTTGGGGGAAAGTTGAGTATGCGTACTCAGGCGCCGCCGCGAACCGCCGACCGACGATGGAAGGCATGCTGTGGTCCGACCCCGAGAACGAGCCGCCCGAGGAACTGCGCGAGACGCAGGAGATGTTGCGGCGGCTGGGCGTTCTCATGGCGCTGGCCATGGTGCTCACGATGATCGTGCTCGGTCTGAGGTGAGTCCGGCCGGGCACGCCGATACGCTGACCGCATGACTGATCAGCCCCGTCGCCGGCTCGTCCTCGCCTCCCAGTCCCCCGCCCGGCTGAATCTCCTGCGCCAGGCCGGCCTGGTTCCCGAGGTCATCGTCAGCGGCGTCGACGAGGACGCCGTCACCGCGCCCACCCCCGCCGAGCTTGCCCTGGCCCTGGCCGAGGCGAAGGCCTCCGTCGTGGCGGCGAAGCCCGAGGTCATGGGCGCGATCGTGATCGGCTGCGACTCGGTCCTGGACCTGGACGGCCAGGCCCTGGGCAAGCCGGCCGACGCCGAGGAGGCCACGGCACGCTGGAAGTCGATGCGCGGCCGGGCGGGCACGCTGCAGACCGGCCACTGCGTCTACGACACCGCGACCGGCCGGTACACCTCGGCCACCGCCTCCACCGTCGTCCGCTTCGGCGAGCCGACCGACGAGGAGATCGCCGCATACGTCGCCTCCGGCGAACCCCTCTACGTCGCCGGGGCGTTCACGCTCGACGGCCGCTCGGCCCCGTTCATCGACGGCATCGACGGCGACCACGGCACCGTGATCGGCATCAGCCTGCCGCTGGTGCGCCGGCTACTGGCGCACCTGGGCATCGGGATCACGGAGTTGTGGGCGCCGGCGGAGGCGTGACCGGAGAGCCTCCCGCCGGGGAGCCTGCTGCCGGGGAGCCGTCGCCGCCCTTGCCCCCGTCGGGAGCGGCGTCGGCGGGCTCACCCGCGGCACCGTGGGCGTCGTACGTCATGAGCAGCAGCACTATCAGGCCGAGCACGACGACCATGAACAGGAACGCCGTCCAGCCCACCAGGCCCCAGGCGAACGCGCCCAGCAGGGCGTGCACCACGGCCGCGCTGATCAGCAGGATGCGACCCAAGCCGGCCGGGGCGCGGTCGCGCACGGCCACGAGCAGGGCGACCAGGCCGCACAGCGCGAAGTAGGCGCCGAAGACCAGGCCGCCGACCTTCGAGGACACCGACATCACGTTCGGGTCGAGCCCCGCCAAGGACATGTCCTGACGGTCGACGACGACCCCGAGGAACCAGTTCACAGCGGCGATGCCGAGCGCCTCCGTGAAGAGCACGACCGCCACCACCCACGCCACCGGTCTGCGCACCACCGGGCCCCACCCACTTCCGAGCTCCGCGCTGTTACCCCAAGTACGTTCAACTACATCGCGAACGCTACTAACGGGTAAACCCCGGGACAAGGGTTCGGTCGAGGGCAAAGAATCATTGGGCCATTCGTAGGGATTCCACAAAGAAACCGAGTGGCCCGCAGCACGTGATGACAGAGACCTTGACCACAGAGGAGGGCTAGGGTTTTCCGGGAGAGACCTGCGTGCCGAGGCGCGACATGGGATTTCGCAGGTCGAGCGAGCCTGGAATCACGCTCCGTGTGGGCAAGCTCACCACTGGGGACGGGTCGATGTGGCGTGTCGGCAGTCCCTAAACTCGGCTTGTTTCAAGGAGGGAGCCTCAATCGTGCGCAAGGTGCTCATCGCCAACCGTGGCGAAATCGCTGTCCGCGTGGCCCGGGCCTGCCGGGATGCCGGGATCGCGAGCGTGGCCGTCTACGCGGATCCGGACCGCGACGCTCTGCATGTCCGCGCTGCGGATGAGGCGTTCGCCCTGGGCGGTGACACCCCGGCAAGCAGCTATCTGGACATCGAAAAAGTCCTCAAGGCCGCACGCGAGTCCGGCGCGGACGCCATCCACCCGGGCTACGGCTTCCTGTCGGAGAACGCCGAGTTCGCCCAGGCCGTCCTGGACGCCGGCCTGATCTGGATCGGCCCGCCGCCGCAGGCCATCCGCGACCTCGGTGACAAGGTCGCCGCCCGGCACATCGCCCAGCGCGCCGGCGCCCCGCTCGTCGCGGGCACCCCCGACCCGGTCTCCGGCGCCGACGAGGTCGTCGCCTTCGCCGAGGAACACGGCCTGCCGATCGCGATCAAGGCCGCCTTCGGCGGCGGCGGACGCGGCCTGAAGGTCGCCCGCACGC is a window from the Streptomyces sp. NBC_00299 genome containing:
- a CDS encoding Maf family protein; the protein is MTDQPRRRLVLASQSPARLNLLRQAGLVPEVIVSGVDEDAVTAPTPAELALALAEAKASVVAAKPEVMGAIVIGCDSVLDLDGQALGKPADAEEATARWKSMRGRAGTLQTGHCVYDTATGRYTSATASTVVRFGEPTDEEIAAYVASGEPLYVAGAFTLDGRSAPFIDGIDGDHGTVIGISLPLVRRLLAHLGIGITELWAPAEA
- a CDS encoding acyl-CoA carboxylase epsilon subunit, with amino-acid sequence MNIKVLRGNPTPEELAAALAVVRARAAAAAATPPGAPKPRDGWSDPSRIAAHRLPQPGPSTWARTYWPG
- a CDS encoding SGNH/GDSL hydrolase family protein, translating into MFTTSWTASPQLPSEGFTPNWSREGFWRQSLRQVVRLSAGGGRVRVRLSHAYGTSPVRIAGASVGRTAAGAAVEPGSLTRLTFGGAGEAEIPARGELVSDDVPLAVAAGESVTVTLHFDTATGPATFHAQAFTTSYRSEGDRSAERAGEGFDAATESWYFLSAVEVDACRTDAVALFGDSITDGFGSTPGADRRWSDVLAERTGRPVLNAGIGGNLLLNDSAWYGEKGVHRLRRDVLDRPGVDTLVVLLGLNDIGFSETDEQPTYKPAPVLEAGELIAGHRELIRQGRAAGVRVTGATLLPFGGSDHWGERAAKVSHELNEWIRSSGEYDAVVDLNRALADPADPDRLRPSYDFGDHLHPNDAGYEVMAEAVSTAL
- the mmpB gene encoding morphogenic membrane protein MmpB; this translates as MLWSDPENEPPEELRETQEMLRRLGVLMALAMVLTMIVLGLR